A segment of the Geoglobus ahangari genome:
TCTTTCACGTTCGTGATCTTCGCTGCGACGGTGCTCATCTACATCCCGCAGGACATGCTCGTCGATCACCTGCTTGCCGTGGTTGTTTACAGGTACGTGAGGGATCTGCTCGTCCAGAGGGGGATCGAGCTCTGATAGAGTTCAGGGTGGAGAGGTACTGCTATCCCAGCGGAGTCCTCGCCATCTCCGGGGTGGAGGGGGTTATTGAGGACAGCTGCTTCATCTCCGGAGCCACAGGGAGCGGGAAGAGCACGCTGCTCAGGACGTTCAACGGAATGATCCCGGACTTCTATGGTGGAGAGTTCGCTGGCAGGGTGAGAGTTTTTGGGGAGAAGCCATCTCCCAAGATCGCGTACTTCATCATGCAGAATCCGGCCGAGCAGGTGACATGCCTGAAAGTCGAGGACGAGCTCATCTTCCCAGCGGTTCAGCTCGGCACCAGCATCAGGGACGCGAGAACAGACGCAAGGGAGCTCGCTGAGGAGATGGGCGTGGCGCACCTCCTCGACAGAATGACGTTCGAACTTTCAACTGGCGAGCTCCAGATTGTCGAGATACTCTCGGCCATGCTCTCCGGCAGGAGGGTTGTGCTCATGGACGAGCCCTTTGCCCATTTGAGCAGGAGAAACGTGGAGAAGTTGCTTGAGATCCTCGAGGACACATTCGTCATCATCTCCGACCACCGCATCGAGTTCTCCGAGCGCTTTCCCGAGAGGCTGGACTTTGGGATGAGGGTTGATGAGCTCCCTGAGATTCGCGGTGACGTGGGTGATGTGGTCTTTCAGGGCTCAGTTGTGCTCAGGGAGGGGGAGCTGGTTGCGGTTGTTGGCGACAACGGGGCGGGGAAGACAACGCTGCTCAAGAGGGTCTCGGAGGAGATGAGGAGGCAGGGGATTGCCCACGGCATCTCCCTGCAGAATCCCAGCTACCACCTCACCTCCAGAACGGTTCTCGAGGAGGTGGGGAGTGGAGAGCTCATCAGGGACTTCGGGCTTGAGGAGCTGGAGGGCAGGCATCCCCAGTCCCTCAGCCAGGGTCAGATGAGGAGGGTGAGTCTGGCGAGGGCATTCAGGCACGATATTCTCCTTCTGGACGAGCCAACAGCAGGACAGGACGTGAACTTCCGGAATAGGCTCGTTTACCTGCTCAGGAAGTACAGGAAGGCCGCGCTGATAGCAACACACGACGAGAGCCTTGCAGAGAAGTGTGACAGGGTGGTGGAGCTTTGATCCTCGACAGCCTTGTGAGGGGCTTCAGGGAAGGAGATCTGGAGGGCAGGTGCTCCCTCCTTTCAGCGATCCTCCTCTCCTTAGCCATCCACACCTCCGGCTTCAGCCCCCTCTACTCCCTCTCGGCAATAGCTATCTCCACTTACTTCTCCTCAGGAAGGAACCTGAGGCTGATCGTCGCGCTGTCCCCATTCCTGCTCCTCGTCCTGATCTCGGGCGCGTTTTTCAGCTTCGAGTACTCCCTCTCCTCCGCACTGGCATTTGCCGGGGTAATCTCTGCAGGGGCTGTAGTCTACTCGTCAAGCACATCCGAGGTTGGAGGTGCGATGATCTTCCTTAGAGTTCCGGAGAGGTTTGTGGTGGTCGTTCAGATGGCTGTCGCGACGCTTCCGCTCCTTGCAAGCGACCTGAAAAACGTGTGGCTCGTCACCGAGGGTAAAGGGATCGGGAGGTACGCGAGGGTTATGAGGGCGCTCATCTCCACAGCAGTTCTGAGAGCTTTGAACATGTCCGAGGCGCTTTACTCGAAATCCTTCAGCTACCGTGCGGTGTTCACTGTCAGGAGGCCTGATGGAAAGAGTCTCGTCATGCTCGGAATATCTCTTCTTTTATTCCTCTCCACTCTTCCTCGAGCTCTCTTCTCTCTGCTGTAACTCTGTACCTCCCGTCGTCTCCCCTCTCCAGAAATCCCCTGTTTGCGAGAAAGTCCACCTGAGCGATGGTTTCGGACATTATAAGGAAGAGCTGCCTGATGTCGTCGAAGAGCGTCGTGGCGATCTCGAATGCGGTCTTTTCATCCGCAATTTCGAGAACCTGAAAGCTCCTGTTCTCGAAGCTCCTGACGTATTCCTCAATCACCTTTCTGTGGTTCTCTATCACTCCTCTGTGCCCCGGGTAAACCCTGCTCACCTCAAGCCCGTATAGCTTCTTCAGCGTGTTCAGGTACTGCTCGAGAACGGGCATCCTCTCGAACTCGTTCAGCGGCTCTATCACGGGGTTGGGTGTTATGCCGTCCAGCAGTATGTCTCCCGAGAAGAGCGAACCGCTCTCCCTGTGGTAGAGGGCTATGTGGCCGTAGGAATGCCCGGGAACGTGGATGACGTCCAGCACGTCACCGTTCGCCTCAATTTTCTCGCCAACCCTCCCACAGCACGTGCATGGTTTTACGAGCCCGGCGTACTTCTTCTCCGCCCTCTCTCTCATCTTCTCCGCAAGTGCCTCGGGCATGCCCTCAAGGCCGAAGTGGGCGTAGACGAGCTCGAAGTATCTTTTCTCCGCGTCGTAGAGCTTGTGGCACGCGTTCTCATGGGCCATCACGTTCCTGAACAGGTATGCCGAGCCAAAGTGGTCTGCATGGGGGTGCGAGATCACGAGTCTGGCACCCTCGAAGTCGAGGTTTGCATCGCTCAAAGCTTTTTTCAGCATGTCAACAGATTGAGGGAGGTTTATTCCAGAATCAAACACGAGCTCGTCGTTTATTATGTAAACGTTCGTCTCTCCAGCCGGATAGGGGTTGTAAACCTTGGCAACTCTGACCTCCATCTAAGGAAAGTTTATAACTTGACATATTAACCTTACCTCATGGCTCTTGACGCTCTCAAGGATGTTGTGCGAAAAATCGCAAGGTCATCCTCAATTGACAAGCACCTCGTTGATGAGGTTGTTAAGGATATTCAGAGGGCCCTGATCAGGGCTGATGTTAATGTAAAGCAGGTTAAGGAGATAACCGACGCCATCAAGAAGAGGGCACTGAGCGATGAGCCCCTGAAGAGCCTGAATCCGAGGGAGCACATCATCAAGATCGTTTACGAGGAGCTTCTGAAGGGGGTTGGAGAGGGCCTTGAGATCCCCCTCGAGAAGGCCAGAATAATGCTCGTCGGTCTGCAGGGGAGCGGTAAGACGACAACAACGGCAAAGCTCGCCAAGTACTTCAAGGACAGGGGAATGAAGACCGCCGTAATAGCGGCAGACACCTGGAGGCCCGCTGCCTATGACCAGCTCAAGCAGCTTGCAGAAAGCATCGGTGTTGGCTTTTACGGCGAGAAGGGGGAGAAGGACGCGGTAAAGATCGTCAAAAAAGGGCTTGAGGAGCTCAAGGACTACGACATGATAATAATCGACACCGCAGGAAGGCACGCGCTCGAGGACGAGCTGATAAAGGAGATGGTCGAGATCGAGAAGGTCGCGAAGCCGGACTACAAGTTTCTGGTGCTTGACGCTGCAATAGGCCAGCTCGCGTCAAAGCAGGCGCAGGCGTTTCATGATGCGATAGGCATAGACGGGATAATCATCACAAAGTTCGACGGAACCGCCAAGGGTGGAGGCGCTCTATCCGCGGCAAGGCAGATTCAGATACCCATAGCATTCATAGGCTCTGGAGAGAGGGTTGATGATCTGGATCGCTTCGATCCTGCAGGTTTCATCTCGAGGCTCCTCGGGATGGGAGACATAAAGGCGCTGCTGGAGAAGATAGAGCGGATAACTCAGGAGGAAGAGCTCGATCCGGAGAAATTCCTCAAGGGTGAGTTCACGCTGAAGGATGTCTACAAGCAGATCGAGGCCATGAACAAGATGGGGCCGATAAGGAAGATATTCGAGATGCTCCCCTTGGGCATGTCTGTGAAGGTTGACGACGATGCTCTGGAGATGACTCAGGAGAAGATGAAGAGGTTCAGGGTGATAATGGACTCGATGACTGAAGAGGAGCTGCTAAACCCGAAGATCATAGACGGCTCGAGGATAAAGAGGATAGCAATCGGCAGCGGAACATCTCCGCAGGAGGTCAAGGAGCTGCTGAAGTACTACAACACCATGAAGAGCCTGATGAAGAGGATGAAGAAGGGCAGGCTGCCGATGAAGGGGCTGAAGATGGGGTTCTGACGTCTTGTCACCATCTTTTTTCTGGGTTGGAAATATTTAAGTATTAATTAAATGCTACTTAATTATATGGGTACAATTACGATATCTCTGAACGATGAAATTGAGAGGAAGCTGAGAGAGCATGCAAGGAATGGTGGTAAAGGAGCGCTGTCAAAAGTCATAGAGCAAGCTCTCAGACTATACTTCTCAAAAATTGAAGAACGTAAAACAGTTTTCAGAGCTTTTAAGGGAGATGAGCAGGTTGCAGAGGCAGAAAATCTGGAAGAGCTGGCAGAAATCCTGAAAGCAAAGAAGATAGATCCGAGAGAAGTAACCATTCTGTCCTCAAAGCCGGTAAAGCCCGTGGTGAGGAGAGGATGGAGATAGTCGATGGCACACCGCTGATAGAGATTCGCATAGAAAACCCCCTGCTTTCTACGTCATTCCCAGAAGATGGCAGCGTTCTTGCACTGATTGATACTGGCTTCGAGGGATTCGCAATCGTTCCGGAGGAGGTGTTCAGAAATGCCCGTTTCAGCGAACTCAAGCTCATCGAGCGAAATCTGTTAATGCCGGACAAGCGACTCATAAAGTCTGTTGGAGCATTTGGCAGGATAATTGTGACTTCCCTCAACACTTACAGGGATGGGTTTATCGAAACGTCGGAAAATGTTGAGGAAGTGGTTTTGGGGGCCGAATTTCTCAGAGGGTTCAGGATAACTCTCGATTACTGTGCAGCTTCGGTTTCCATCGACCAGTGCTAAAAGCCAACAATAGTTTTATCTTCCATCACACCAGAACCCTTTCGAATGAGAATTGCAGGAATTGACGAGGCTGGAAAGGGCCCGGTTATTGGCCCACTTGTGGTTTGCGGTGTTGCGTGTGATGAGGGGCTGCTGAAAAAGCTTTCTGAGCTTGGAGTCAGGGATTCGAAGAAGCTCACACCTAAGAGAAGGAAGGAGATTGCTGAAAAGCTGAAGGAACTGCTCGACTGGGAGACTATAGTGATTCAGCCGGCAGAGCTCGACAGAATGATGGAGAAGAAGACGATAAACGAGATTCTGAAGGAGGCATGCGTCAGAATAATTTCGAAGCTCAACCCGGACGTGGCTTTCGTGGACAGCTTCGACGTGAAGCCCGAGAGGCTTGCGAGAGAGCTCGAGCAGATGACGGGATGCAAGATCGTTGCGAAGCACTGTGGCGAGGAGGAGCCTGTTGTTGCCGCGGCATCGATCATGGCCAAGTGCCTCAGAGATGAGATGGTTGAAAGGCTGAAGGAGGAGCACGGCGATTTTGGAAGTGGGTACGCTTCGGACGAGAGAACGAGGAGGTGGCTGGAGGAGAGGCTGAAAGACGGTGAGGTTCCGGACATAGTCCGGAGAAAGTGGAAGACTGTTGACAGGATGATGAAGGGTTTGAAGCAGAGGAGCCTGTTCGAGTTCTGATTGTTATCTATCGAGCACCGTGACCTTTATACCCACTTCCTTCAGCTTCTCAAAGTCCCTGTCGAATGTGAGCACCTCGCAGTCTGGATCGCTGCAGGCTATGAGAATGTCTATGTCCGGAACGTCTATGCCCTTTAACATGAGCGTCGCCCTAACCTCGGCTGCTCTCTCAACAACTTTCTCATCAACCGGCACTTTCGTCAGCGCCTTCAGCATCTCACCTATTTTAATGAACTCCTTCGCGTCTCCGTGCTTCTTCCAAACAAACTTCGCACCAACCATGAGCTCGTAGACAGTTATTGCGCTCACCAGCAGGTCTTCGCAGGCATTTTTCCGCTCCTCAAGCGCTCTGATTGCCTTCTTGTTTCTCTTTTTGAGCTCTATTAGAAATGAGGTATCAAGCAGAAGCTTCAAAGTCTCACCCTGAAGCTCTTTCTGATCTCTCTGGATACTTTCTCCAGCTCTTCCTCGTATCCCGCCTCCTCCGAAGCTCTGATGAGCAGATCTACCCTCTTTTCCACGTTTCTTGATATCAGCTCGTCTATGATTGCGCTGAAGCTCTTCTTTCCCTTAAGTCTGAGAAGCTTCTCGTAAACATCATCCGATATTGTTATTGTTTTCATATTTCGTGTGTTGTACACGAAAATATTTAAGCTGTTCTGCTGGCAGATAGGTTCGAAATGCATTCGACAACATTTATAACTCTCCTACCAAAAATTTCCCATGGCCTACGAAGACCTCAGAGAATTCATTGCCAGACTCGAGCAGGAGGGCGAGCTGGCGAGGATAAGCAGAGAGGTTAGCGTTGAGCTCGAAATCACCGAGATTGCTGACAGGGCTGTCAAGCAGAACGGGAAGGCTCTGCTATTCGAAAATCCAAAGGGCTATGACATTCCGGTTCTGATAAACGCTTTTGCGAGTGAAAGGCGAATCAAGCTCGCCCTTGAGACTGACAGGCTTGAGAGCATTGGAGAAAAGCTGGTTGAGCTTGCGAGAATGAAGCCCGAATCAGTTCTCGACGGCCTCAAGGCATTGTCCTCTGCAAAAGACCTGGTGAGCTTCATCCCCAAAAAGGTGAGGAGCGGGCCGGTTAAGGAGGTCGTGGATCACAACCCCAACCTGCTGAAGTTTCCGATTCTGAAGTGCTGGCCTCAGGATGGCGGGAGGTTCATAACTTTCCCGGTTGTGATAACCAAGGACCCAGAGACTGGCGTATTGAATGCGGGAATGTACAGGATGCAGGTTTTTGATGAAAGAACAACGGGAATGCACTGGCAGATCCACAAGCACGGAGCCCTGCACTACAAGAAGCTGAAGGAGATGGGAGTGGACAGGTTAGAGGTTGCGGTTGCGATTGGCGTCGATCCCGCCACGCTTTACGCCTCAACCGCTCCATTGCCAGAGAACATGAGCGAGTTCATGTTTGCAGGTTTCATCAGAAAGAAGAGGCTGAAGATGGTTGACTGCGAGACTGTCGATCTGCAGGTTCCTGCTACTGCTGAGATCGTGCTTGAGGGCTACGTGAAGCTAGACGAGTTCAGAATTGAGGGGCCTTTCGGCGATCACACCGGCTACTACACCCCACCCGAGCCTTATCCAGTCTTTCACGTTGAGTGCATAACCCACCGTGAGAACCCGATTTATCATGCTACAGTGGTCGGAAAGCCCCCGATGGAGGATGCGTGGCTTGGAAAGGCAACTGAAAGAATCTTTCTGCCCATGATTAAGATGATCCATCCCGAGATCGTGGACATGAACCTGCCCATTTCTGCTACATTCCACAATCTGGCAATAGTCTCCATAAAGAAGCGCTATCCGGGACATGCGAGGAAGGTCATGTTCTCGATATGGGGCACGGGGATGCTCAGCCTGACCAAGGTCGTGATTGTGGTGGATGATGATGTGAATGTGCACGACATGAATGAGGTCATCTGGGCTGTTACGAGCAGGTTCGATCCTGCGAGGGATGTGGTGGTTATCCCGGACTCACCTCTCGACAGCCTTGATCACGCGTCTTACAAACCAAACCTCGGAGGAAAGCTGGGTATTGACGCGACGAAGAAGTGGAGGGAAGAAGGCTACGAGAGGGAGTGGCCGGACGTCGTCAAGATGGATGAAGAAACTAAGAGGAAGGTGGATGGGTACTGGGATGAGATAAAGAGGCTGATATTCGGCTAAAGCCCATTCAGCCGGTATGTTACAAGGAACCCCTCATCATCTTCTTTGTAATCCACAATCTCCGCATCGACCTCCTGAATCAGGTCTTCGAAGTAGTCGTAAACTCCACACGTCGTGCACATGTATCCTGAGAACCTGACCCTCACGAGTCCGTCCTCGTATCCCGCATACCTCGCGACAGCTTCTGGCTCGTGGTAGCGATTGAACACCTCGGTCTCCTCCTTGAACCTGAGCAGCTCGGTGAACTTGATCCTTTCGCTTCTGTAGCCTCTCTTCTCGATCCACCTCTTTATGTACGGGCAGGAGATGAGAATCTCGTCGAATCTCTCGGCGTACTTCAACGCGAACTCCACCAACTGTCCGGCATACCCCTTTCCACCGAACCCCTCGGCGGTGTGGGTGTCTATCAGGTGGATCCTGCCCTCTTCAGCCTCATAGTTCAGCCATGAGACCGTTTTTCCATCCACTTTCAGCTTGATCTTCCGATCGGAAATTTCGAAATCCATGCCAGAATTTTACTTGGATCGTAAAAAAGGTTTCTACTCCCTTATCATTCTGATTACTTTCCCTATTTCTCTCGCGAGGTCTCCGTTGAAAACTATCTTCACCGAGCTGTCCCTGCTTTTCACGACGAGCTCGATCCACTCGTCCCCAGCCTCACCTCTAACGGAGTTTATCTCGAGCTTCTCCATCTCGTTGCACCAGCTCACATAGGTTTCCGGGCTGGATGACCGTATTTCGACTGAGACGAACGGGATGTCCCAGTCAGCGCCCTTCTCGAGCTCCTTGGCGTAGCTGTGAAGTCTCTCCCTAACTATGACGCACTTCACCCTGAAAGCTAAGCGGGGCTAATAAAATACCTTTTCTGGTTTTGTTCACCTCTTCAAAATCACCGGGAGGGCTATGGTTTTTAAGCAGTCATCCAGACTATGGCCGATGATTAACTACCTCCTCCTGACCATTGCGGTGATGGCGGTCTCATCTGCCTCCATACTCGCGGTTCTCGCCGGTGCCCCCGGAACTGCAGCGAGCTTCTGGAGGTTCCTGATCTCTTCCCTGATAATGCTCGCAATTTACAGAACACTTCCAGCAAGGAGGGTCATGAGGTACTCGCTGATCTCGGGCTTCGCCCTCGCGCTTCACATGTCCGCATGGATTGAATCCCTCTTCCACGCCTCCGTTGCGCTCAGCACGGCGATAGTGTGCACGCACTCAATATTCTCCGGGATCTTCGCGTCCCTTCTCGGGGAAAGGGTAAGGCTCAGGGAGGTGCTCGGGATACTCGTGGCGATAGCGGGCATTTACATGCTGAGCGGAGCTGACTACTACGCAGAGCCAGTCGGCGTTGCGCTCGCGTTTATTGGGGCGGTGGCCGGTGGTGTGTACTTTGTCTCCGCAAAGTTCTCAGCAGGTGAGAACTTTGGGGAGTACGTGGTCTCCACTTACATAACCGCGGCAATCTTCGCTGGCATATTTGCTGTGCTGAGGGGAGACGCTCTCACCGGCTACTCTCTCGAGACGTTCACGTACTTTGCCTTGCTCGCGATCATACCGATGTCTGCGGGCCACACGATACTCAACTACCTGATAAGGAGGATGAAGGTCGTGACTGTAACGGGGAGCGTTCTGGGGGAGGTTGTGGGCTCCACAATCCTCGCCGCCCTAATTCTCGGTCAGAAGCTTACGGTTGAGGCCTACATCTACCTCTCGGTGATTCTGCTCGGGATATTCATCGCGGTGGCAAAGGTGGATTAGAGCAGGGCTCTCCCTCTCGTTTTAAGCTGCTCCTGATTTCTGAGCCACTCCCTCTTCCACCTGTCGTAGCACTGTCTGCTGCAGAACGCCCTTGGCTTGTTGTTGCAGCAGGTCTTGACGAACATGGGCTCCTTCACTATCTTCCCGCAAACGTCACATCTCAGCGCCCTTGCACCGGAAATCTCCATTGGCACGTTCTGGAGTAAACGACGTTAATTAATATACTTTTCCATCTCTCCCTCGAGGAACAGCCTCTTGATGACCTGCATGTGGTACTCCTCATCCCTGCTCTCGAACTCAACCCACACAACCGCGTTCTCGAAGCTGAAGAAGTAGTGAACCCTGCCGTTGCCGTAGACCCTGTAGGTGTCCAGACCACCAACGCTCACCTTCTCCGGGCTCGAGAAGAACTTTCCAACGTTTTCCGCCATCTTCTCTGTCAGAACGCGAGCCAAGTCGGTGCTGTTGGCACGTGCAATCCACACCCTCATCTCCCCTCCGTTGAACTCCACGATCGCCGCGCTCTCAACGTCGAACTTCCCTATGTGGATTGACTCCACCATCCTGACGGCCTCATCGCCCTCTATGACCTTGGTGACGCTCAGCTCTGACTGTCTGGGCATCAAAAATGATGCCGCGATGACAATGACCCCTGCCAGTATGAGCGCGAGTCCGGCTTTTCTGAAGTCCATGCCCACCCTCTCCTACAAAACACTTAACACTTTCTGTAAAACAAGAAAAGCTGATTGCTTTTAAGTAAATTTTTATATCCTCTGCTCTCTCCCCAACACGAATGGTTGGGAAGGTCTACATAATCGGCGCTGGCCCCGGAGACCCGGAGCTCATAACCGTTAAGGGAATGAGGGCGCTCGAGAGCTCTGACGTGATTCTGCACGACGCCCTTGTGAGCAGAGCTTTGATTGAGAGGTTCGAGAAGCTCGGAAAGGAGATCATCAACGTGGGGAAGAGGGGGAGGCATGGAGTCAGGCAGGATGAGATAAACGAGCTCATGCTCCTGCACGCTAAAGCCGGAAGGACTGTTGCGAGGCTCAAGGGTGGAGATCCGCTGATCTTTGGCAGGTGTGGGGACGAGATCGAGTTTCTCAGAAGGCACGGCATACCCTTCGAGATCGTACCGGGTGTCAGCTCGGTTAACGGAGTCCCGGCTTCTATCTCCCTTCCGCTGACGGACAGGGCTCTCTCGTCCTCTCTCACAGTCATTTCCGGCAGGGAGGATCTATCGCTCAGCACGATCCTCGGGGGAACGATAGTCGTTATGATGGGCAGGGACAGGATGGATGTCGTGGCTGAAAGGCTTGTGGAGATTGGCGTTGACCCGGAAACGCCTGCTGTTGCGGTTGAAAATGGCACGATGAGCAATCAGAGGGCTGTTGCAGGCATCCTCAGGAACATTGGGGAAAAAATTGCCGAGGCGGAAATGTCAGGGCCGGTGCTCGTGATCATCGGGAGGGTTGCCGGGAGGTTTCACCCACCCTGAACACGGAGTTCAGCACCGCGTAGGTCAGGAAGATGTCCTCCCCTATGGGCTCGCAGATGATCACCCTCTTTCCGTCAAACTCGCCCTCCTTCACGCCCTCTCTCCTCTCGAACCCGAAGAAGTCGGGCAGGTCTTCCGTTACGTGCAGACCGTAGGAGATGAACAGGGGCACGAGGTACACCACGTCGCAGTCCATCCCCCTCACGGCCTCGTCTGGCGAGGGCTTCCTGTTCCTCGCCACGAACGCGATCTCCACCTCGTCGAATATCCCGAACTTTCTTATCCTCTCTGCATGCAGCTCCATCACCCTGTTGTAGTGGGGGAGCTGGCTGCCGTGCCCTACAATAACAAGACCCTTCCTCATTCCACCACCTCTACAAAGACTATCGTGTAGTCGTCCTCAACCAGAAAGTTCCCATCAACCTCAAACACCCTCTCATCCTCGCTGCACAACCTTTCGAGCACCACGATCCTTTTACCGGGAAATTCCACCCTGACTCCCTTCCTCGCGAGAATGAGCAGGTTCCTCCCCGGCACAGCTTTCACATCGTTCCTGCTGTGGGCGTTTACAACAACGACATCGCACAGATCAACCCCGAGCCTTGAAAGAGCGATTTGCACGCTCGAAATTCCCGGCACAATCCTCGCATTTCTGAAAAACCTCCCCATGCCGGCAATCATCGGGTCTCCGGTGGAGAGAACAGCAATCTCCGATTCTCTCCCCTCTTCCTCTATTTTTCTGTAGACCTCTTCGCCGAACCTCTCCATAACTCTGATATCTCCTCTGATGAACCTCTTGGCCACCTCTACTGCCCTCCTACTCCCGTAAACAACATCTGCCCTCGATATTGCTTTTTTGCCCTCCTCTGTTATGTGTTCCTCCCTGAGACCCACTCCCACGACCCAGAGCACGTGTCAAGTTTTCTGGACACAATATAAAGTTTTCAGTGTGATATGAGGTGGCGGATCGGCATCAGCTTTCTGTAATCCGCGTACGTCAGGGCTGTTTCCCAGTGACCCGTGAGCTTGGCCACCACGAAGAACCCGAATATTATTCCTGCAATTGCGAGGGCGTAGAGCTCTTTTCTCACACTCTTCCCGGCTATTGCTGGAGTCAGGTAGCCGTAGGGGCATGATTTCACGCACTCGAAGCACATTATGCACTCCGGACTTTTCATCTCATCAACCTGACTCGGCTTCAGCCCGGAGGGGCAGGTCTCATCGCACCTCAGGCACCCAACACAATCACTCTTCTTTATTGAAGCTGGTGACAGGTAGGAGAGCAGTGCGAGGAGGGCACCGTAGGGGCAGAGGAACCTGCACCACACGTTCCTTACAAAAAGCGTTGCGATAACGATGAGCCCCGTCACGAGGATCGTCAGCGTTCCGGGCTTCAGCCAGAAGTCCAGCAGCTTCACGTCTGCTATCGCCCAGTATGGGGAGAAGAGGAACGCGGCCGTTGAGGCGGCGTCCATCGGCAGGATCAGGTAGAGGAAGAACGCCAGCAGGAGGTACTTGATAACCGCGAGGTATCTGCTTCCGAGCATGACCTTACCGGTAAGCCTCTCTCCGGTTTTCGTCACGACCTCCGAGATGAACCCTATCGGGCAGACCCACCCGCAGAACCCTCGCTTTAGGAGGACAGCGGTCAGCAGTATTGACGTGAAGATGACGAGCGCTGCGGGGTGGATCGGGTCGATGAACCCGTTCTGGATCAGGTTTTTCAGCGAGACGAGAGCTCCTATAGGGAGGAAGGCCTCAATGGACGTGGGTCTCTCAACGTATGGCGTGCCGTAGTCGAAGTGGCTCACGAAGAGGTACAGCCTGATCCACGCATAAGCGGTGATTGCAAAGAAGAACAGCTGGGAGATTCTTCTTAAATGATTATTAAGGAAGTTTCTGGCGCCGTTCAGCTCCATGGTGTCATCTCTGGGCGAGATGTGAGATATTGATTCTCCCTAAGTTCTTAGGGGAGTTTTCATCCGGTGAAGAATAGCAAAATATTAATACTTCACGTCAAGCAGATTTGATACTCGAATGGAGAGGGGGAAGTTCACGAAGGATGAGGTCGTAGGAGTCGTGTTCTCGAAGCTCAGGCCAGATAGGGATTGGGTTGTGGCCGACATAGGCAGCGGGAGCGGTAGGGTCGCGGAATTTCTGTCAGAATACGTCAGGCTTGTGTACGCGGTTGAGCTCGACCCAAATCTCTCGGAAAGCCTCAGGCAGAAGTTTGCCGGCTCAAACGTGGAGGTTGTCAACTCGCACGGGTACGACTTTCTGGTGGATCACGAGGTTGATGCCGTGTTCTTCGGGGGAACCAAGGGGATAGAGAGGATGCTGGAGGTCTGCAGGGCCAAGAGGGTTGTCGTAAACTGCGCGAGGATGGACGTGGCGGTTGCGGTGGTGAGGAAGATGAAGGAACTCGGAATTTTCAGGGAGGTGGTTATGGTGAGCGCCTCCCATGGCTACGAGCTTGCCGGCGGTATAGCATTCAGGGCGATCAATCCAGTCTTCGTGGTGGTTGGAGATGCTCTACGGAGTTAGCATTGGCCC
Coding sequences within it:
- a CDS encoding ATP-binding cassette domain-containing protein, which gives rise to MERYCYPSGVLAISGVEGVIEDSCFISGATGSGKSTLLRTFNGMIPDFYGGEFAGRVRVFGEKPSPKIAYFIMQNPAEQVTCLKVEDELIFPAVQLGTSIRDARTDARELAEEMGVAHLLDRMTFELSTGELQIVEILSAMLSGRRVVLMDEPFAHLSRRNVEKLLEILEDTFVIISDHRIEFSERFPERLDFGMRVDELPEIRGDVGDVVFQGSVVLREGELVAVVGDNGAGKTTLLKRVSEEMRRQGIAHGISLQNPSYHLTSRTVLEEVGSGELIRDFGLEELEGRHPQSLSQGQMRRVSLARAFRHDILLLDEPTAGQDVNFRNRLVYLLRKYRKAALIATHDESLAEKCDRVVEL
- a CDS encoding antitoxin VapB family protein — encoded protein: MKTITISDDVYEKLLRLKGKKSFSAIIDELISRNVEKRVDLLIRASEEAGYEEELEKVSREIRKSFRVRL
- a CDS encoding MBL fold metallo-hydrolase, with translation MEVRVAKVYNPYPAGETNVYIINDELVFDSGINLPQSVDMLKKALSDANLDFEGARLVISHPHADHFGSAYLFRNVMAHENACHKLYDAEKRYFELVYAHFGLEGMPEALAEKMRERAEKKYAGLVKPCTCCGRVGEKIEANGDVLDVIHVPGHSYGHIALYHRESGSLFSGDILLDGITPNPVIEPLNEFERMPVLEQYLNTLKKLYGLEVSRVYPGHRGVIENHRKVIEEYVRSFENRSFQVLEIADEKTAFEIATTLFDDIRQLFLIMSETIAQVDFLANRGFLERGDDGRYRVTAERRELEEEWRGIKEEIFRA
- the rnhB gene encoding ribonuclease HII, producing the protein MRIAGIDEAGKGPVIGPLVVCGVACDEGLLKKLSELGVRDSKKLTPKRRKEIAEKLKELLDWETIVIQPAELDRMMEKKTINEILKEACVRIISKLNPDVAFVDSFDVKPERLARELEQMTGCKIVAKHCGEEEPVVAAASIMAKCLRDEMVERLKEEHGDFGSGYASDERTRRWLEERLKDGEVPDIVRRKWKTVDRMMKGLKQRSLFEF
- a CDS encoding ribbon-helix-helix domain-containing protein, producing the protein MGTITISLNDEIERKLREHARNGGKGALSKVIEQALRLYFSKIEERKTVFRAFKGDEQVAEAENLEELAEILKAKKIDPREVTILSSKPVKPVVRRGWR
- a CDS encoding signal recognition particle protein Srp54, whose amino-acid sequence is MALDALKDVVRKIARSSSIDKHLVDEVVKDIQRALIRADVNVKQVKEITDAIKKRALSDEPLKSLNPREHIIKIVYEELLKGVGEGLEIPLEKARIMLVGLQGSGKTTTTAKLAKYFKDRGMKTAVIAADTWRPAAYDQLKQLAESIGVGFYGEKGEKDAVKIVKKGLEELKDYDMIIIDTAGRHALEDELIKEMVEIEKVAKPDYKFLVLDAAIGQLASKQAQAFHDAIGIDGIIITKFDGTAKGGGALSAARQIQIPIAFIGSGERVDDLDRFDPAGFISRLLGMGDIKALLEKIERITQEEELDPEKFLKGEFTLKDVYKQIEAMNKMGPIRKIFEMLPLGMSVKVDDDALEMTQEKMKRFRVIMDSMTEEELLNPKIIDGSRIKRIAIGSGTSPQEVKELLKYYNTMKSLMKRMKKGRLPMKGLKMGF
- a CDS encoding type II toxin-antitoxin system VapC family toxin is translated as MKLLLDTSFLIELKKRNKKAIRALEERKNACEDLLVSAITVYELMVGAKFVWKKHGDAKEFIKIGEMLKALTKVPVDEKVVERAAEVRATLMLKGIDVPDIDILIACSDPDCEVLTFDRDFEKLKEVGIKVTVLDR
- a CDS encoding clan AA aspartic protease — protein: MEIVDGTPLIEIRIENPLLSTSFPEDGSVLALIDTGFEGFAIVPEEVFRNARFSELKLIERNLLMPDKRLIKSVGAFGRIIVTSLNTYRDGFIETSENVEEVVLGAEFLRGFRITLDYCAASVSIDQC